Proteins found in one Hevea brasiliensis isolate MT/VB/25A 57/8 chromosome 18, ASM3005281v1, whole genome shotgun sequence genomic segment:
- the LOC110670817 gene encoding uncharacterized protein LOC110670817 isoform X2, translating to MGGIVAGWGRAPAWYPRLEFGRRRASSPNRLPACKAKYEDLQQRYSGSKAMFEELRKQRMAELRRALEVSEDSIGSLESKLEILKAERINDNNVGFDSSQTESLVPFQKSDGVESSSKETSKDGLSAGSFTQETRTNWSRECQVPASVSVEDIETKPEVPMSPKQEKVSNIVNLAETFFMGQGGSIRRRRGKRKRKGCSKDVKEGSVGESDFWGSTDVLSATRCKENSTSSSGQTGRGFGVDDKSKGSSKVGLTTNLMEIFNSIAENKCASVFRRRLDSQKRGRYKKMILQHMDFDTLRSRIANHSITSVKEVYRDLLLLANNALVFYSKTTREYKSALLLRDIVTKSLRQHLNDYISKITITLLSTTPSMLHPPVKARSARPVNRKQLGKVSKSGNSIAKTPNAVKKPSNVHSLPSAESVTMAKKGSGRPRKAGRGSTTQPPENPPKGRKRTRAR from the exons GCATGTAAAGCCAAGTATGAGGACTTGCAACAGCGTTATTCTGGATCCAA AGCTATGTTTGAGGAGTTACGAAAGCAGAGAATGGCCGAGTTAAGGCGAGCTTTAGAAGTATCTGAAGACTCAATTGG GTCACTGGAATCAAAGCTTGAAATTCTCAAGGCTGAGAGAATAAATGACAATAATGTTGGTTTTGACTCCAGTCAGACTGAATCACTTGTACCATTTCAGAAATCTGATGGAGTTGAATCTTCCAGTAAAGAGACATCAAAAGATGGACTATCGGCAGGGAGTTTCACTCAGGAAACCAGGACAAATTGGTCCCGTGAATGTCAGGTTCCCGCTTCTGTGTCAGTTGAAGATATTGAAACTAAGCCAGAAGTTCCAATGTCTCCTAAACAAGAGAAAGTTTCAAACATAGTGAATCTGGCGGAGACCTTTTTTATGGGACAAGGAGGGAGTATAAGGAGGAGGAGAGGGAAGAGAAAGAGGAAAGGTTGTAGTAAGGATGTGAAGgaggggagtgttggagaaaGTGATTTTTGGGGGTCAACTGATGTTTTATCAGCTACACGATGTAAAGAGAATTCAACCAGCAGTTCTGGTCAAACTGGCAGAGGTTTTGGTGTTGATGATAAAAGCAAGGGTTCAAGCAAGGTTGGACTCACTACTAATCTCATGGAAATTTTTAATTCCATTGCAGAGAATAAATGTGCCAGTGTCTTTCGTCGACGACTTGATAGTCAG AAGAGGGGAAGATACAAGAAAATGATTTTGCAGCATATGGATTTTGATACATTAAGATCAAGAATTGCCAATCACTCCATTACATCAGTTAAAGAAGTCTACAGAGATCTGCTGCTACTGGCTAACAATGCCCTAGTTTTTTATTCCAAGACTACACGTGAATACAAGTCTGCACTACTACTCAGAGACATCGTCACGAAAAGTTTGCGACAGCATTTGAACGATTATATCAGCAAGATTACTATTACACTGCTTTCAACCACACCATCAATGCTTCATCCTCCTGTGAAAGCCCGCAGTGCTCGGCCTGTTAATCGCAAACAGCTCGGAAAGGTGTCCAAATCTGGGAACAGCATCGCAAAGACTCCAAATGCAGTTAAAAAACCAAGTAATGTTCATTCTCTTCCTTCAGCAGAGTCTGTAACCATGGCAAAGAAAGGATCCGGCCGGCCACGAAAAGCTGGGCGTGGAAGCACTACCCAACCACCTGAAAATCCACCCAAGGGAAGAAAGAGAACTCGAGCTAGGTGA